From Thermoplasmata archaeon, the proteins below share one genomic window:
- a CDS encoding tRNA uridine(34) 5-carboxymethylaminomethyl modification radical SAM/GNAT enzyme Elp3 yields the protein MDIFSEIIEKIKSGKIRDAEELHKAKIKLSAKYRLSKIPSNTEILENAAPEDVEKVREILKIKPMRTISGVAVVAIMTSPAKCPHGKCIYCPGGEEFQTPQSYTGKEPAAMRAIQNKFDSYSQTLARIQQLEQIGHAADKIDLIVMGGTFTCRSREYQSGFIKGAFDAMNGEVAETLEDAHARNEKARHRCIGLTIETRPDWFRREHAEFALELGATRVELGVQIADDKVLEFVKRGHGVEDVVAATKVAKDAGLKLGYHIMPGLPLSNPENDLDCFKLLFERPEFRPDMLKIYPCLVLENTELYKLWKEGKYRPYSTEEAAEVIARMKEVLPRYVRIQRIQRDIPAYLIVDGVKKSNLRQIVLEKLEREGKKCSCIRCREIGHNMLKKKVKSQKIETNVQEYVASKGKEFFISLDTEEDFLVGYARLRIPSSEAWRKEMEKGVGIIRELKVFGQSLSIGRAPSSDLQQQHRGFGKKLIEQAEEILHNQGIKKLLVTSGVGARDYYRKLGFEREGVYMGKKTG from the coding sequence ATGGACATATTTTCGGAAATAATCGAGAAAATAAAATCTGGCAAAATAAGAGATGCCGAGGAACTGCACAAGGCAAAGATAAAGTTATCTGCTAAATACCGCCTTAGCAAGATTCCATCCAACACTGAGATTCTGGAAAACGCTGCACCAGAAGATGTAGAAAAGGTGAGGGAGATTCTGAAAATCAAGCCGATGCGGACAATTTCAGGCGTAGCTGTGGTTGCAATAATGACTTCTCCAGCAAAATGTCCACACGGAAAATGCATCTACTGTCCTGGTGGAGAGGAGTTCCAGACACCGCAGAGTTATACAGGGAAGGAGCCAGCTGCAATGCGAGCAATCCAGAATAAATTTGATTCCTATAGCCAGACACTCGCCAGAATCCAGCAACTTGAACAGATTGGGCATGCTGCTGACAAAATTGACCTCATTGTTATGGGTGGCACATTCACCTGCAGGAGTAGGGAATACCAGAGCGGATTTATAAAAGGTGCATTTGATGCAATGAATGGAGAGGTTGCAGAGACGCTGGAAGATGCACATGCACGCAACGAGAAAGCGAGACATCGGTGCATAGGACTCACAATAGAAACAAGACCTGACTGGTTCAGAAGAGAACATGCGGAGTTTGCTCTGGAGCTCGGGGCCACAAGAGTGGAACTCGGTGTTCAGATTGCTGACGATAAAGTGCTGGAGTTTGTGAAGAGGGGCCATGGAGTGGAAGATGTGGTTGCAGCTACGAAAGTTGCGAAGGATGCGGGGTTGAAGCTTGGTTACCACATAATGCCAGGGCTTCCTCTCTCAAACCCGGAAAATGACCTTGATTGCTTTAAACTCTTATTTGAGAGACCTGAGTTTCGCCCAGACATGCTGAAAATTTATCCTTGTCTAGTGCTTGAGAACACTGAGCTTTACAAGTTGTGGAAAGAGGGAAAATACAGGCCATACTCAACTGAGGAAGCAGCTGAAGTGATTGCAAGAATGAAGGAAGTGCTGCCGCGTTATGTGCGCATCCAGAGAATCCAGCGGGACATACCAGCTTACTTGATAGTTGATGGAGTGAAAAAGAGCAATCTTCGCCAGATTGTGTTAGAAAAGCTAGAAAGAGAAGGGAAAAAATGCAGTTGTATTCGTTGCAGAGAGATTGGGCATAACATGCTGAAGAAGAAGGTGAAAAGCCAGAAAATTGAGACAAATGTGCAGGAGTATGTGGCAAGCAAGGGCAAGGAATTCTTCATAAGTTTGGATACAGAGGAGGATTTTCTTGTTGGTTATGCAAGATTGCGAATTCCTTCATCTGAGGCCTGGAGAAAGGAGATGGAGAAAGGAGTTGGCATCATCAGGGAACTCAAGGTTTTCGGGCAGTCGTTGAGCATTGGCAGAGCTCCCTCTTCTGATTTGCAACAGCAGCACCGTGGATTTGGAAAGAAATTGATTGAACAAGCAGAGGAAATTCTGCACAATCAAGGCATCAAAAAGCTCCTCGTGACAAGCGGTGTAGGTGCAAGAGATTACTACAGGAAACTGGGATTTGAAAGGGAGGGAGTGTATATGGGGAAGAAAACAGGATAA
- a CDS encoding DUF499 domain-containing protein — translation MKSFSEIAIPHKDIQEGNLTMEIFAANLWEVYNGRGPDEYKDAAKFFSKTYMTHGLEEIINAVRKRVEGKGGDAVIQLTTPFGGGKTHTLIALYHKAKEWNVRTVVVVGTSLNAKEDTLWGLIEKQLENKEEPEILSGNIAPGMDKLREVLSKHTPLLILMDEVLEYVTKAAGVAVGKSTLAEQTIAFMQELTETVCTLGNACLVLTMPTSITEHYDSSAEKFYSKLQKISGRVEKISTPVADSEIAKVVRTRLFSSVDEDEARGVVEKFVKYASEKEILPQGVEPAEYRDRFLESYPFLPEVIDVLYHRWGSFPKFQRTRGVLRILALVISSLQKEKIPYISLADFDLSNPDIRAEFIKYVGEEYNSVLSQDITGKNAGAKVCDNALGQTYKKLRFATRAATTIFLYSFSTSPENGAKIEEITRQALIIDYPLKVITEAVEKLQNELFYIQRQNERIRFSNIPNINKILINRMENISKDEILEKEKKCLERIVKSGEFRIYIGETDTNNIPDNEDFKLVILMEENKNVVDSIIRNKGTSHRINSNTVFFLLPSETENVNLEQKIREYLAYVSIINDKNLSLSDEQKEEARRKTKELESDILDLTRRTYRIVALPQKNNHKILDLGVPTYGEKRDLGAIIYETLVQENEILVSIDPLAIKEKFLKDKKYVHTEQILHASYRTPGEPRLRSREVLIKSIQAGVEKGIFGLGFYENNEPRCTDFKKSGISVRFTSDEILIASEESKDKISEMAEITEVSAKPDFQKTQSMPAKSLHEKHYTMQQTQAEDTKTLKHLSLRVELDSSQTLPDLLNVLRFILSKFKKAEITLKATDGSMTPQEYEQKIKEALDQIGINYEEM, via the coding sequence ATGAAATCTTTTTCAGAAATAGCGATACCCCACAAAGATATACAGGAGGGCAACCTCACAATGGAAATTTTTGCGGCAAATTTGTGGGAGGTGTACAACGGTCGTGGACCCGATGAATATAAAGATGCAGCAAAGTTTTTTTCAAAAACCTACATGACACATGGACTGGAAGAAATAATAAACGCAGTAAGAAAAAGGGTTGAGGGCAAAGGTGGTGATGCAGTTATTCAGTTGACCACGCCTTTTGGTGGTGGGAAAACGCACACACTCATTGCTCTCTATCACAAAGCAAAAGAATGGAATGTAAGGACAGTAGTGGTGGTGGGAACAAGTCTTAACGCAAAAGAGGATACGCTTTGGGGACTCATAGAGAAACAACTTGAGAACAAAGAGGAGCCAGAGATTCTTTCAGGCAATATTGCCCCTGGCATGGACAAGTTAAGAGAGGTCCTCTCAAAGCATACACCTCTTCTAATTCTCATGGATGAAGTCCTGGAGTATGTTACCAAGGCGGCAGGAGTAGCAGTTGGTAAAAGCACACTTGCTGAGCAAACGATTGCATTTATGCAAGAACTCACTGAAACTGTGTGCACATTAGGAAATGCATGTTTAGTTTTGACAATGCCCACAAGCATAACTGAACATTATGACAGTTCTGCAGAGAAATTTTATTCTAAGCTTCAAAAAATTTCAGGTAGAGTTGAGAAAATATCTACACCTGTAGCAGATTCCGAAATTGCCAAGGTGGTGCGTACCAGGCTTTTTAGCTCTGTTGACGAAGATGAAGCGAGAGGTGTTGTTGAAAAATTTGTTAAATATGCATCCGAAAAAGAAATTCTCCCTCAGGGGGTGGAGCCAGCAGAATACCGGGATCGTTTTTTAGAATCTTACCCCTTCCTGCCTGAAGTAATTGATGTGCTCTACCACCGCTGGGGAAGTTTTCCCAAATTCCAGCGTACGCGCGGAGTCCTTAGAATTCTTGCTCTGGTGATTTCCTCGCTTCAGAAAGAAAAAATCCCTTACATAAGTTTAGCGGATTTTGACCTTTCAAATCCAGATATTAGAGCTGAATTTATCAAGTATGTCGGCGAGGAGTACAACAGCGTATTATCTCAAGATATTACGGGAAAGAATGCTGGTGCAAAGGTGTGCGATAACGCACTTGGCCAAACATATAAGAAGCTAAGGTTTGCCACAAGAGCTGCTACTACGATTTTTCTCTACTCATTCTCAACATCTCCTGAAAATGGTGCTAAAATAGAAGAGATCACACGCCAAGCCCTGATAATAGACTACCCACTAAAGGTTATTACCGAAGCTGTAGAGAAACTTCAGAATGAACTTTTTTACATCCAAAGACAAAATGAAAGAATCAGATTTTCCAATATCCCAAACATCAATAAGATTCTAATTAATAGAATGGAAAACATTTCAAAAGATGAAATTTTGGAAAAAGAAAAAAAATGCCTTGAAAGAATTGTAAAAAGTGGAGAGTTTAGAATATACATCGGAGAAACAGATACAAACAACATACCTGACAATGAGGATTTTAAGCTTGTAATATTAATGGAAGAAAACAAGAATGTAGTTGATTCAATAATTAGAAATAAGGGTACAAGTCATAGAATAAACTCAAACACGGTTTTCTTTCTTTTACCATCTGAAACCGAAAATGTGAATCTCGAGCAAAAAATAAGAGAATACCTTGCATATGTTTCAATAATCAATGATAAAAATCTCTCGCTGAGCGATGAACAAAAGGAGGAGGCAAGAAGAAAAACTAAAGAATTAGAATCTGATATTTTAGATCTCACAAGAAGGACATATAGAATTGTGGCCTTGCCCCAAAAAAATAACCACAAAATCCTTGACTTGGGTGTTCCCACTTACGGTGAAAAGAGAGATTTAGGTGCCATCATCTACGAAACTCTCGTTCAGGAAAATGAAATTCTGGTAAGTATTGATCCATTGGCAATCAAGGAAAAATTCCTTAAAGATAAAAAGTATGTTCATACAGAACAGATTCTTCATGCAAGTTACAGAACACCTGGCGAACCAAGGTTACGGAGCCGAGAGGTTTTGATAAAAAGCATTCAAGCTGGTGTCGAAAAGGGTATTTTTGGTTTAGGTTTCTATGAAAACAATGAACCAAGATGCACAGACTTCAAAAAGTCAGGGATTTCAGTTCGTTTCACATCTGACGAGATTTTAATTGCATCGGAGGAATCCAAAGATAAAATATCCGAGATGGCCGAGATTACTGAGGTGAGTGCAAAACCTGATTTCCAAAAAACACAATCAATGCCCGCAAAATCTCTGCATGAAAAACACTATACCATGCAACAGACTCAAGCTGAAGATACTAAAACACTTAAACATCTGTCATTAAGAGTTGAACTGGACTCAAGTCAAACGCTCCCAGATTTATTGAATGTGTTGAGATTCATTTTAAGCAAATTCAAAAAGGCAGAGATAACACTCAAGGCAACTGACGGCTCCATGACTCCTCAAGAGTACGAGCAAAAAATCAAGGAGGCACTTGATCAGATAGGAATTAACTATGAAGAAATGTAG
- a CDS encoding DUF86 domain-containing protein has product MYKRNRELLVRDIIEAIEKIESYIKNYSYEEFLDDMKTKDAVVRNLEIIGESANLLPDEIRCKYPEIPWGKIIALRNRLIHGYFVVDYRIVWEIVTNELPKLKLQINKILEEER; this is encoded by the coding sequence ATGTATAAGAGGAACCGGGAACTTCTTGTAAGAGATATTATAGAGGCAATAGAAAAAATAGAATCATACATAAAAAATTACTCTTATGAAGAATTTCTTGACGACATGAAAACCAAGGATGCAGTGGTGAGAAATCTTGAGATTATTGGAGAGTCAGCAAATCTATTACCCGATGAAATAAGATGTAAATACCCAGAAATTCCATGGGGTAAGATTATAGCGTTAAGAAATCGTTTAATCCATGGATACTTTGTAGTGGATTATAGAATAGTGTGGGAGATCGTTACCAATGAACTTCCAAAGCTTAAACTCCAAATTAATAAGATACTGGAGGAGGAAAGATGA
- a CDS encoding nucleotidyltransferase family protein, protein MKTVQEIKKILVEHKEEIRERYGVVILGIFGSCARGEAKETSDVDILVELERPIGLKFFELWDELEKLLGCEVDILTATAVKQKSLLWDSIKEDLVHV, encoded by the coding sequence ATGAAAACGGTTCAGGAAATAAAAAAAATACTGGTAGAGCATAAGGAGGAGATAAGGGAGAGGTATGGAGTTGTAATTCTGGGCATATTTGGTTCGTGTGCAAGGGGAGAAGCAAAGGAAACAAGCGATGTGGATATTTTGGTTGAACTTGAAAGACCTATTGGGCTTAAATTCTTTGAGTTGTGGGACGAACTTGAGAAACTACTGGGTTGCGAGGTTGACATTCTTACTGCAACTGCAGTCAAGCAAAAATCATTACTCTGGGATAGTATAAAGGAGGATTTGGTTCATGTATAA